The Brevinema andersonii region ATAAAATGGAATACTAGGATAAGCAATAACATATAAAATATCCCGATCTTGCGGGACTGGCTTAGAAACTATATTCCATGATTTCACAGGAATTCCTTGCTTATTGATATAAGCAGTCCTAAATCCACCAGGAATTGCTGATAATGTTATTGCCAATTCACCTTTAAAATCAGAAGCTTGTAAAAAAGAGGGCTTGATGACTACTTTTGCCAAATTATCAAAATAACCTATATATTTATCCACTTTCATTCTAGCTCTGTTATAAAAAAAGGATCCTATGGATGATATTTTATCAGTCAAATTATATTTACCCTCTGCATTCATAAATCCATGTTGATTATTTTGAGAAACACGTGCAAAAGTACCATCAAAACGAGCGGCACGAGTAAAAATAAACGGTGCAATTAGCTCGCCTTGTGTATTAATATAGCCAAATAAATTATTTTGAGAAACAATAGCAAGACCATGATAGAAATCATCAGCATTTTTATAAATGGTAGGAATTACTAATTCACCATTTTTATTGATATAACCCCATGAATTTCCACGCTTTACTCTAGCTAATCCATTTTTAAAATCTCCGATATAATCATAAGATTTCGTTGTAATCACTGTTCCTGATTTATCAATCACAAACCATGATCTTCCATCTGATACTGCTGCAATGTTTTCTGAAAAGGAGCGAGCATTTTTATATTGTGGATCTATTGTAAAAATACCTTTTTTATCAATGTATCCATATAAAGCATTTCGACCAACCAATGTCTTTACTAATGCTAGGCCATTTTGAAAATCATAAGCATCTAAAAAAGCAGCAGGAATTATTTCTTTTCCTTGAGAAGAAGCATATCCAAATAAATCATCTCTCTTAAATCTTGATACAGACTCAACTATAGGAAAAATAGCATCATATACTGCACTACTAGCAATAGTCCCTGAAGGCAAAAGATAAGCAAATTTCCCACGGATATTGACCTGTGCAACACCACCATTAAAATCAGAAACAGATAAAAATTTAGGAGGAATAATTTCTCGTCCCTGTATATTAATAAATCCATATAATAGTTCACGTTTATCATCATAAGTACTAATTTTTGCAAGCCCTTCAGAAAAATCTGTAGCAGATTCATACTTCGGAGGAACAATGATTTTTCCTGCAGAATTTATATATCCCCATTTCCCATTTTGAGGAAAAGGATATAATTTACTATCCTCCTGCCCAAAAATATTAATAGAAATAAATAAAATCATCATATTAACTTTCAAAAACAAGTGCATAAAATCCTCTTCTCCTTTAGAAAATATATATAAGTATAACATAAAATAAGGAAAAATCAATAATTTAATACAAATTTCTAGTACTAAAAAGTAAAGCATTTACTAAAGACTCCGAAAATTTATTATATGATACAGAAGAAATTTTATGGAAACCTATTTATCTAAAAAACAATTAGGCCAAAAAGCAGAAATCGAAGCTAAACAGTTTTTATTGGAACAAAACTGGCAATTTATTACACAAAATTATTTTACAAAATTCGGAGAAATTGATTTAATTTTTATCAATAATACCACTTTAGTATTCATAGAAGTTAAAATGCGTACCCCAAAAAGTGATTTTGATATTTCGATAAATCCCAAAAAGGTGAAAAATATTAGAAAGACAGCAGAAATTTTTTTAGAAAAAGAAAATATTAATTTTACAGAAATTCGTTTTGATGTGATTTTTGTAAATTATAATAAAAGAGGAGATGTTGTGGAGATTGGGCACAGACCAAATTTTTTTTAATGAGGTTAACCGTGTCCGAACTATCTTTCGACCGAAAACGTAATTTCCGGCGTCTTATTGTTAAGACCAATTCAGGTTCCTTAACCCCGGAAAGAACTGAATCTCTAAGACGAAAAATTAATGATCCGACCTATTTATCCTTTACAATTGATCGCTTAGCAGATAATCTCAGCAAAGTCTTTACAGAAAGCTATTCTGCTACTGGTAAAGACTAAAAATATCAAAATAAAAACTGGTTCCGTTTTTATTTTGATCAACACTCCTACTTTAAATAATCCCCTAATTTAGGGGATTATTTTTATGAGCAGATAAAACTTATACTCTTTTATTCCCATAAAGGAGGTACAAATTCTTCTTGAACCCAAGCTTCTCTTTTATCAAGAGTTTTTACAAGTAAAAATTCACCTATTTGATCTACCACCCTCAATTCCGATCCTGCCGGTAAAGTAATATTTTTTTTACTTTTCACATCAGGTTCCTCATAAAGGTCAATAATATGTGTTGCTATCCTATCCGGCACATTAAAAAAAATATAATAACGAATTAAGCCAACACTTAAAAGAACAACAGAAGTGCTAAACATACCTATTATATACAAAATATATTTTTTCTTTTTTACTGGCAAAAATACTATTAAAGAAACAATTAATAACAAAAAGGATCCTAAAATTGCATTCCATTGAGGAGGAACCGCATTAAAAAAAACAGCAAACATCCTACTAATCACATTATCTTGAGTAAATACTACCGGTAATCCTATTTCTCTTCTTAATTGATAAAATAAAGTTCTAATTTGTTTATTATTGGGAGCAAGAAGCATAGCTTTTTTGATACATTTCATTGCTGGCCCATATTCACTATTATAATAAAATTGTAAACCATTATTATAAAGATTATTCGGATGAGTAAATTGATCTACTCTATCTTTTGCCATAATAGGTGTTATTAAAAATAACATTTTAATTAAGAAAAAAGTACATTTTTTCATATTTTTGTTCCTTGAAAGTGATATTGAGCTATTATTTTTTTCAATCTGTTATATTTTCTATTATAAAGAAATTCATTATAAACTTCTCCCTTTAACAATTGAGTATATTCTGAGTAAAAATACTCATGTAATAGGCTTTTTTGATGAGAATCCAAAACAAAATTGATCCACTCAATATATAATTTTTCAAACAACACAGTCAAATTTATTATTGGATTCAAGGAAAAATCAAATATTTTATCGATATGAATATTATCATTTTTTCCTATCACTGATAATTTTTCATGACTCCAAGAATCAAAAAATGCTCCGCTTTCTGATCCGTTTATTACTCTATTATGCAGATTTTCTTCTTTACAAAATGCTATGGACATTTCAAACCAATGTCGAAATTGTTCTAATAATGGATCTACTAATACAAGTTGGTTATCTATTCCCTGAGCATAAAAATCAGGCAATTTATGCACATGAATGGTCTCTAAAGTTTTTAATCGATTGGCATTGCTTCTATATTGACGGTCGTAAGTTGTTCCTACTGCATGACCTCTATAATTCGTATAAGCAAGGTCTTGACCTATCATAATGATCTTTTCAGCTCCGTGGGACACAGCATAATGAAAAGCAGAGGTCGCAACAGAACCTCCTGTTTGCAGCTCGGGAAACTTTATCCCATAAGACATCAAAAAATTTATCAACTCAATCCGGTGAATATATAGGCCTTTTTTAGGATGATTCACTGGGTGTCCTGTAGACACAAAAGAAATTGCCTTCCACGGCTGATTGACAATAATTGGATGTACAGAAATATCAGCAATAAGTATCATTTTATTAAAAATAGAATGTTCAATAGAAACGAAATCCGTAACATTATGAATCTTCGCGTCAACAGCATGAACAAAATCAGGTACTATCCCATACTCTAATAAAGAACTCAATGCTGTATCAACTGCTATAATCACATAAGAATGATGTATTTTTTCTAAGTATGGGAGACTTTCCTTCAAGGAAGGCCCAGCAGAACAAATAATAACCTTCTTTCCGCAAAATACAGTAGTAGGAATTATACTAATACTCTGGGAATTTAATAATTGAATATTCTGTAAAATATTACAATACCAAGATTCCATAAGATGAAAATGTATATTATGAGTCGAACGTAATACATGTTTTCCTTTTTCGGTATATGAGGTCCACACTTGATCCTTGAATGTAATATTTCTCATAGACAAGTCAACAAAATTTAAAGATTGATATGCAGGAAGAGATACAATAGCATCAAAAATCTTTTGTGGATCGTCAACATCAATAAATGCATGCAATTTTTCAATAGGAAATACCATTTTAAAGATTTCTGCTATTTCTCTTCTCAATTCTACAGCAATGATAGTAAATCCTTGTTGAACCAGCAGTTCTGTATGATACCCTAATCCCACACCCCATAAAATAATTATTGTAGCAGATTGATCACAATATTTAAGAGGCTCAATAAAACGTTGAGCTTCTAAAACAGGAAACTTACTGCTATGCAAATAAAGACCGTCATATTTTATCGTATAATTATTATCTTGTGCTTTAATAAGAGAAAATTGATTAGCATATTTATTCAAACTTTCTAACAAGTTCATATCATGATTCCTGTCACAATTTGAGATAGAAACGTCCCACACTTAGCAGAAAAATATGCAAGAATGATACCTGCAAAAATATCCGAAGGATAATGCACAGCTAAATAAACCCTTGAAAATGCAATAATAAGCGCGATTATTAAAAAAAAAGGCCATGCAACTGGAAAAACCAATTTTGCCGTAAATGCCATAGTAAATGCAGCTGCTGTATGACCCGATGGAAAAGAAAAAGGATCAGGTGGAGCATACAAATAATCAAGATCTTGATATACTAAATAAGGACGTGTCCGTTTGACTAAATTCTTTAAAAATATTTGACCATAAAGCTGCAATAAAGCAGAAATATGAAAAGATACACCAATAGGCACGCTATATAGCATAATAATTAAAGAAAATAATAACCAAGCTTGTCCATTACCTAATTTTGTAAAGAGAATTGCAATCCGTGTTAGAAATTGACGCCTCGTTTTTGTAAATACCAATAATAACAAGCGATCAGGATTATATTTTTCTGATAAAGACAAAGAATGAGATGTATGTAATTTTTTAGGAGTATTATTTCTATGGCGAAATAAGTTCAAAATAACCTCTATTACATTTGTTGAAATTCAGGATGAAAATATAAAGTAAAATCAGTTAATAGTTCTTGATCAATACGCATAGGCTTTCTGAATTCAGCATTCGTAAATATATGCTTAGAAAATCCAATTACACAAAGTTCTGAGTCATTACGAAGAATTTGATAATCCAATCGAAGACGACGATTGTCTAAATGTGTAACAGCACTTAATATAGTAATTTTATCTTCAAAAAAGGTAGGAGCTTTGTAACGAAATCCTAATTCCGTTACTGGTAACACGATACCTAGAGCCTCTATTTCAGAATAAGAAATACCCATATCTCTCATTAATTGTGTTCGTGAAAATTCCGCCCAAATAGGATAAACAGCATGATGAACTATTCCCATCATATCTGTTTCTGCATATCTTACTATGACATTGCTTTCATGGATCATATTTTCCTCTTTTTATCGAAAATCGCTCTGGGGGAATTTTTTCTTTTTTTATATTTTGATAGTATATAAGATTGTTGTTTATGAATTTTCTGTCCTGCTTCCTGTCTTTTTGAAAGAAGTTCCAATGTCTCTGATTTTAATTTTCTCCAATTTTCCAAACGTCCGGAATCTAATTGGCCATTTCGTATTGCATCACGAACAGCACAATTTGGTTCATGCAAATGAACACAATTACGGAATTGACATTGCAAACTTAACTGTTGAATATCGCTAAAACTTTCTGATAATGATTCGCAATCATCCAGCCAAACATATAGTTCTCTAATGCCAGGATTATCAATAATAATCCCTCCATTTTCAAGAAAAAACATATCTCTCGAACTTGTTGTATGCTTTCCTTTATTATTTTTACCTACCGATCTGGTCATTTGAACATTCTGACCTAACAAAGTGTTCACTATTGTGGATTTTCCAACTCCAGAAGATCCTAAAAATACTGCTGTTTTTCCTGCACTTAGATATTTTAAAAGCACATCGACAATTAGCGGATCATGAGCATTAGTCAATAGAATAGGAATATTTGGAGCTAATTTCCGCGTTTCAAGAAGAAACTGTTCAGCATTTTCTATGCAATCAATTTTATTAAGTAGGATAATGAAATCAATATGATTTTCTGCAGATAATGTCAAATAACGCTCAATTTTTCTAGGATTAAAACCTTCGAGAAGAGACACCACTAAAAATATAATATCTGCATTAGCAGTAATTACTTGCTCAACTGAAGTTTTCCCAGAAGTTTTACGTGAAATTTTATTTCTTCGTGGAAGAATTACTTCAACAATAGCTTTCTCATTATTGAAACTCACCATAACCCAATCACCGACAACTGGCCATTGTTCTTTTAATAATGATTTTCTTAAAGAGCCTCTTAACCGTGCCGAAAAATGCCCTGATTCCGTTATAATATTATACCCAAAACTATGCTTTTGTGTTATTCGTGCAGGAACAAGTTCCGGATATCTGCTAGAAAAATTTTTAAAATATTCATCCCAGCCAAGATTATATAATAATTTAAGCAATTTTATACATCCTTATTCAGATTTATAGGTTTAAATAGCCTACCCGAACCCTTAAAAAACCGGACAAAAAATTCATAATATTCTAATCTTAATGTTTGAATCCCAACAATAAATCCTTCAAAGAAAATAACAAAAATATTGCCTAATAACAAAATAATATTACCAACTATCGGATTCGAAGCAAGATCTTTTAAAGCAAAAATAGCTAACATTAAAGCAGCATGCGTTAAAGCAAAAGCTCCAATACGCACAAAAGAAATAGTATTTGAAAGTAACGACAAATAAAATTCAAACATATCAAAGATACCCATCCACCATTCTGACAATTTTCCATGCCCATAGAATAAAACATCCCAAACTCTCTCAAAACCTAGAAAAATACTCAAAATAATAATAGATATCACTAGCCATAACGAAATTGTTTCACCTTTTATTATTCTATAACATACTGTTAAAAACATCAGATAAATAACAAAAGCAATAATCCCTTTATGAGAAAAAATTAACATTTGCCAATCTTTAATTTTGATCGCGTTAATAATACCTAACAAATAACCTAGAATAATCACCCCTATTCCGAAACAAACTGAATAGGTTAATAGTGTCGTAGTTTGATGCATTGGACTAAGCCATAAATGAGGAATAATATTTTCATATCCAAAAATAGAACCATAAAAAAATCCAAAAATAGTCGCTGAAATACCTACCCAAACCATTAAAGAAAAAATTAAACGAAAAGCAGATTTTTTAAACAATAGTCCAATTAAACCAACACTTAACAGCACCAATCCCTGTCCAACATCGCCAAACATCGCACCATACATCACAACATATAAAATAGCTACAAGAAGTGTTGGATCAATCTCTCGATAGCCAGGGATACCAAAAAGAGTAACAAGGGTTTCAAATGGCTTAAAAATACGAGGATTTCCTAATTTTGTAGGAACATCGGTTCCTGTAGAGAAATAATCTGTATTCGTAATATGCATTTCATATTTTTGTCCACATAATTTTTCTAATTCTATTTTAAAATTTTTAAATTCTTTTGCAGCTATCCAACCTGAAAATACAACAAAATGACCCGCTTGACGTACAGAATTATTAACTTCTGAAATTTTATTGTATAAAGATATTGAATAAAAAATCTGTCTTAATTCTTGTAAAATTTCAGGAGCTATTTTCTGACATTCATTCTCTAATAACAATTCCTTATCACATAGTATAGTAAATTCTAGACCTAATTCCATCATATTTACCACCCCCCTCCCGAAAAATTCGTCAGGAAGGCCATAATTAATAAAGTACACTTTCTCTAGCAAAGAATTTAGTTCATGCATATGCTCCCTAGATACTGCCAAAAATACAATTTCAGAATCATTAATATGCCCTTCTGTCAATATTTCGCCATTAAAACGGGCAAATTCATGTTTTAATAATTCCAAATTACCAATACTAATAACTCCCAAAACAGAATATAATTCTTCAGGATCTTTAAGTTGTTCAGCATGACGTACCGACTGATTATACATCCTAAGTCCTGCCATTTTAACAGCAACTTCTTCCTTTTTTTTTCTCACTGCCATAAATTTATCTTGGAAATAAGCAACTTTATTTTGGTCAGACCTAAGGATATCGCCAATAGCAGGGATTGAAAGTTGTGATTTATAATGAAGTAAATCCGTACTATTTTTTCTATTAGAAGCATACTTTTCAAAAAAATTTTTAATTTCTATAGCATAACGTTCATAATCAGTTATAATTTTCTTTTTATCTGAATTTTGCTCCTTCACCCATTTTTCTGGATCATTAACAAAAAATGAAAGACTTGAAGGTTCAAAGATACCTGACTCTACAACAAACTGCGATACTTTATTTTCATCTTTTTTTAACACAAGAAGATCTATCAAAAACATTTTTTGTGACGTAAACATAAATTCACCTGTAAAATTATAAAAAATCCATCACTTCTTCTTTTTCCATATGAAGTGATTTCGCTTCAATAATCGTAGATAACTGAGAAAATTGTATTTTTTTCAATTGTAAAAAGGCCAAGAACGATGAAATACTTGTCAAACTTCCATGCAGTTCTTTACGGCATATCTTTTCTATTCTCGAACGCATAGACATCCTGATTGTAGATGCATTATTATGGCAGTCAACATCTATATAACGGTCCTCTTTCAGCATATCACAAAATTCCTGACTCGTCACTACCACAATATAATGTTGCCATCGTTCTGACGATAAAATATGTGTAACATTAGGGAGATAAAGCCATGCTTCCTTAGCATCAAGTCCATAATGAAATTTATAACGGTACAAATTTAACAAACGTTCCATATCTATAGGCAACAAAACAATCTTTTTTGCATTTAACTTCCCATGAGTATCTAATCTTTTAGAAACAGTGAAAATCCGATTCGCATAAAACGTATCCAATGCCGATTCCCAATAAAAAGTATTTTTTTCTGTTTCTACTTTATCAAGAGAGTTAGTAAGCATTTCATAAGCTGTCCCAATCAAAAACTGACGTAACTCCTGAAATGTTCTAATTTCACGATATTTATTCAATGATAATTGAGGAGTAAATACATATTGGTAAAAATTATCAGAAAAACGATCAGAAACGAGCATTTGTACTAAAATTTTTAAATTTTCTATTTCAAATTCACGTAACAATTCTTTTACAAATGCTTTACCTTCACCTGATAAAGCACTAGAAGCCGTATATCCAAAATATATCAATTTCTCTTTAAGTTTTTTTAGAAAAAAATGAGAATCTAAAGGTTCTGATAAAATTATATTTTCTTTTTGTGCAATATATTGTAATATTTGCATAAGATCAAAAGAAAGTATTTTTTCCATCTCTTTTTTAGACAAAAAAGATAAGCTCCAATTTTTTACACGTACAGATAAAGGAATATACTGAGCTGATATCATCGTTATTCCAACCAAAATTCATGTGATAAAGATAACAAAATATTATCTTTCTTTTTTTCCCACAATTCTTGCAGTAGATTTTTTTTATTTTGGAATGTACTTTGCAATTCTTGATCATATAATTGAACACGATTCAGCATTTCTTCTTCTTGAAGTTTTTCATATTGTAAATATTCATCTAAAAAAGATTGTTCCATAATTTTAATTTTTTTGTCGATGGAATCGTAAATTTCTTTTATTTCTTTATTTCCGTTTTCTTTAAGCTGTGCTATATGTTCTTCGATATCATAAATTTGATCTATCATTGATTTCATATTATTCTCCAGCTATCATTATTCCTAATCCGGAACGTAACATTTTTTTTTCTAAGCTACCAAAAGAATCAATAAAATTCTCACTATTCGGTACTTTGGCAATCATAACAAATTTATGCTGTGCAGGATTTTTCTTAATAAAATTTTTAATTTCTAAAAAAGGATCTCCTTCTAACAAAACAGTCTCAATATCAATATGGTATGAGGAAGCAATTCGTTTAGCATATTCTAAATATTTTTCTGCATCACGCCTCAAATTATCTCCAAAAACTGAAGATTCTTCTTCTATAAAAATTTTATAACGTTGAAGTTTAGCTAATGATTCTTTATCCAAAACATAAATTGCCGTCACTTTGGCGTTGAGAAATACTGCTGTTTCAATAGCTTTTTCTGTTGCTATTTTACTTTCATCAGTTCCTGTAATCGGAACAAAAATTCTAGTAATCATGATTCTCACCTCTCATGATAACCACTTTTTTTCTTTCTTTTATTCGTTTCATTTGGAAAAGAGTCTCCCTATCTTTTTCTTCCATTGTATCCTTAATATACGCTAAAGTAACTGAAGTATCTGGTATCATAAAATTTTCTAAAGCATTAACTCTCCGTTGGATTTTTTTCACTTCATGAGCTAATTTCCAAGCAGCACTTTCCAAACCGGCCACTTCAACGAGCAAATTTTTAATATTTGCTACTCCTTTAAAAAGCTCATCGAAAGCAGGACTTGTATTGGAAATTCCCATAGGAATTTTTGATAAATTTTCTCCCGTATCCCTAATAATCAATTGTGGTACAGGTACTCCCATGATAGAACGGAAAATCATATCTACTACAAAATCCTGTGGCATATTCTTCATCATCAAATCAAAAGTAAACCCATAAGTTTCTAACTTCACTAAAGCAAGTTGCCGATAAATTTTCTGTAATTGCTTATCTAAAAGTGTTCGTTTTTCTTTAATATTCGCTACTAAATTAGACAAATGCATAATAAAAACTTCACGTTTTTGCTCCAGAAGGCTATGTCCTTCTTTTGCCAAAGATAATTCCGCTTTCAAGATAGAATAATTACTTTTAGTGGGAGTAACATTCCGTTTGTTAGCCATGCTATTCTTCTTTTCCTTGATAATGGCGTAATAATTCTTGAGTACTCATATTAGTTAATTCGCTTCTGGGAAGAATTGACAAAATTTTCCATGCTAAATCCAAACTTTCATCAATTGATCTGTTTTCATCAAAACGCTGATTAATAAATTCTTCTTCAAACACTTTCCCAAATTTTAAATAATCCTGATCGATAGGGGTCATTTCCTCTTCGGAAACAATAGCAGCAATAGCTCTCACTTCTAAGGCTCGCGCATATGAAGAATATAACTGCATAAATAATTTTGGATGATCCTCACGCGTCAATCCTTGACCTATCGCATCTTTCATCAAGCGTGATAATGAAGGCAATAATTCAATAGGAGGTACAATACCTTGTCCAAAAAGATGTCGCCCCAAAACTACCTGTCCTTCCGTAATAAAACCAGTCAAATCTGGTACAGGATGAGTAATATCGTCACCAGGCATTGTAAGTATAGGAATTTGAGTAACAGATCCAGGGCAACCTTTCACACGTCCTGCTCTTTCATATATTGTAGAAAAATCAGAATACATATATCCCGGAAATCCTTTTCTAGAAGGTACTTCACCTCGTGCAGCAGCAATTTCACGCAATGATTCGGCATAAGCAGTCATATCAGTGAGAATAACTAACACATCCATCCCCTTATCATAAGCAAAATATTCAGCCAACGTTAAGGCAACTCTCGGAGTAATTAATCGTTCAATTGTCGGATCATCCGCTAAATTAAGAAACAATGCTGTATTTTTTAATGCTCCTGTAGATTTAAAAGAATCAATAAAAAATGCTGCATCATCATGTCTAATACCCATGGCAGCAAAAACAACAACAAAGGGATTACCACTTTTGGAGGTCGTCTGTGACACAATTTGCGCAGCTAACTGATTATGAGGTAGCCCTGCTCCCGAAAATATAGGTAATTTTTGCCCTCGTACTAGAGTATTCATAACATCAATCGCTGAAATCCCCGTTTGGATACAATCATGAGGATATTCTCGTTCTACTGGATTTAAAACTAACCCATTAACATCTCGCTCAAATTCAGGATTAGGAGCACGAAGACCATCAATAGGACACCCTAATCCATCAAAAATTCGGCCTAACATTTCAGTAGATACACCAATATGATATGTTTCACCCCAAAATTTTACAGAAACTTTTTTAGGATCTATCCCTGCTGAACTTCCATAAAGTTGTAAAACAGTAAATTTTTCGTTTACTTCAATAACGCGAGCTAATTTAACATCGCCTGTTTGGGTTGTTAAGGATGCAATTTCACCATATGCTGCATTTGCGATAGCATTAACAATCACCAAAGGTCCAACTACAGAATAAACACCTTCATAACTTTTTTGTATCTTAATATGCATTTTTTGCTCCTATAGATTGAGGAACATTTTCATATTTTATCAACAAAGCACTCATTTCGTCATTAACAAAATTTTCTAATTTGACAAATGCAGCTTCATCATCATTTGGTATTTCAAGCCTTGCTCTTATAAGCATCGGTACCGATTCCAAACTCCTAATTTCAAAAATTGGAGCCCCCATATTAATGATTTCTTCTGCTTTATGATAAAAATTCATCATCAATTTTAACAACCACATTTGTTTCTGGGGAGAAGAATACATATCGATTGCATCATAAGCATTTTGCTTAAGAAATCCTTCTTTTATAATTCTAGCCGCTTCTAATACCAATCGCTCAACATCAGGCAGAGCATCAGGACCAATCAATCGAACAATTTTTTGTAATTTATTTTCCCTTAGTAGCAGATCATATGCTTCTCTCCTAAGCACAACAGTATCGGAATTAACATGTTTTTCCCACCATTCTGAAACTAAATCGGCATATTCACTGTAACTTTGTACCCAATTAATAGAAGGATAATGTCGTGCTGACGCCAACGCTTTATCAAGCTCCCAAAATGCACGTACAAATCTTTTTGTATTTTGCGTGACAGGTTCCGAAAAATCCCCACCTGGAGGCGAAACTGCAGCAATCATCGTCACAGAACCTTTATTGCCATTACGCAATTCAACACTTCCTGCTCTTTCATAAAACGATGCCAATTTTGACCCCAAATATGCTGGAAATCCTTCCTCAGCTGGAATTTCTTCTAAGCGACCAGATAATTCTCGCAACGCTTCTGCCCAACGTGATGACGAATCAGCCATAACAGCAATATCATATCCCATATCACGATAATATTCTGCAATAGTAATGCCTGTATATATAGATGCCTCACGAGCTGTAACAGGCATATTAGATGTATTTGCTATCATAACAGTTCTATCAAATAATGGAGCTCCCGTTTTGGGATCAATCAGATGAGGAAATTCTTCCAATACTTCAGTAATTTCATTTCCTCGTTCGCCGCACCCTACATATACCACAATTTTAGCGTCAGACCATTTTGCTAATTGATGTTGTGTTATTGTTTTACCAGTACCAAATCCTCCCGGTATAGCAATTGCGCCACCTTTAGCTGCAGGAAAAAAAATATCAATAATACGCTGACCTGTCATTAAAGGCTCTGTAGGCAGAAATCGTTCTTTATAAGGACGCGGAATTTTAACAGGCCAACGATGACTTAATCGAATTTCATGGACATTACCATATTTATCTTGCACTGTAGCAATAACATCATCAATAGTATACA contains the following coding sequences:
- a CDS encoding YraN family protein → METYLSKKQLGQKAEIEAKQFLLEQNWQFITQNYFTKFGEIDLIFINNTTLVFIEVKMRTPKSDFDISINPKKVKNIRKTAEIFLEKENINFTEIRFDVIFVNYNKRGDVVEIGHRPNFF
- a CDS encoding acyl-CoA thioesterase — encoded protein: MIHESNVIVRYAETDMMGIVHHAVYPIWAEFSRTQLMRDMGISYSEIEALGIVLPVTELGFRYKAPTFFEDKITILSAVTHLDNRRLRLDYQILRNDSELCVIGFSKHIFTNAEFRKPMRIDQELLTDFTLYFHPEFQQM
- a CDS encoding WG repeat-containing protein, yielding MHLFLKVNMMILFISINIFGQEDSKLYPFPQNGKWGYINSAGKIIVPPKYESATDFSEGLAKISTYDDKRELLYGFINIQGREIIPPKFLSVSDFNGGVAQVNIRGKFAYLLPSGTIASSAVYDAIFPIVESVSRFKRDDLFGYASSQGKEIIPAAFLDAYDFQNGLALVKTLVGRNALYGYIDKKGIFTIDPQYKNARSFSENIAAVSDGRSWFVIDKSGTVITTKSYDYIGDFKNGLARVKRGNSWGYINKNGELVIPTIYKNADDFYHGLAIVSQNNLFGYINTQGELIAPFIFTRAARFDGTFARVSQNNQHGFMNAEGKYNLTDKISSIGSFFYNRARMKVDKYIGYFDNLAKVVIKPSFLQASDFKGELAITLSAIPGGFRTAYINKQGIPVKSWNIVSKPVPQDRDILYVIAYPSIPFYKESDPASRVIIRMDYGAELEKTFQRTAVPVIGHGLSGLLYTAKFYSRPGFVFSEAVSFYPPPKPGMGIYPYFRDHFGIISETGSPYTFTTSINAAFFNGVVMTRIINKNMIQDTYVIPFMKLNEAFFLFSSALGYPVSEYPNKNGTLPNYLGNHYEARFYGKNDNENKPTMFSINIGSEKIIVSNQNNGLIMIHDYPKPSSIKVVVPEIVDPIFKSDTKIDNKAVLETNEVLSNVSSSEYTDHQSIIVEEKDEIVLSSTTIESNN
- a CDS encoding 6-hydroxymethylpterin diphosphokinase MptE-like protein yields the protein MNLLESLNKYANQFSLIKAQDNNYTIKYDGLYLHSSKFPVLEAQRFIEPLKYCDQSATIIILWGVGLGYHTELLVQQGFTIIAVELRREIAEIFKMVFPIEKLHAFIDVDDPQKIFDAIVSLPAYQSLNFVDLSMRNITFKDQVWTSYTEKGKHVLRSTHNIHFHLMESWYCNILQNIQLLNSQSISIIPTTVFCGKKVIICSAGPSLKESLPYLEKIHHSYVIIAVDTALSSLLEYGIVPDFVHAVDAKIHNVTDFVSIEHSIFNKMILIADISVHPIIVNQPWKAISFVSTGHPVNHPKKGLYIHRIELINFLMSYGIKFPELQTGGSVATSAFHYAVSHGAEKIIMIGQDLAYTNYRGHAVGTTYDRQYRSNANRLKTLETIHVHKLPDFYAQGIDNQLVLVDPLLEQFRHWFEMSIAFCKEENLHNRVINGSESGAFFDSWSHEKLSVIGKNDNIHIDKIFDFSLNPIINLTVLFEKLYIEWINFVLDSHQKSLLHEYFYSEYTQLLKGEVYNEFLYNRKYNRLKKIIAQYHFQGTKI
- a CDS encoding phosphatase PAP2 family protein; this translates as MNLFRHRNNTPKKLHTSHSLSLSEKYNPDRLLLLVFTKTRRQFLTRIAILFTKLGNGQAWLLFSLIIMLYSVPIGVSFHISALLQLYGQIFLKNLVKRTRPYLVYQDLDYLYAPPDPFSFPSGHTAAAFTMAFTAKLVFPVAWPFFLIIALIIAFSRVYLAVHYPSDIFAGIILAYFSAKCGTFLSQIVTGIMI
- a CDS encoding SH3 domain-containing protein is translated as MKKCTFFLIKMLFLITPIMAKDRVDQFTHPNNLYNNGLQFYYNSEYGPAMKCIKKAMLLAPNNKQIRTLFYQLRREIGLPVVFTQDNVISRMFAVFFNAVPPQWNAILGSFLLLIVSLIVFLPVKKKKYILYIIGMFSTSVVLLSVGLIRYYIFFNVPDRIATHIIDLYEEPDVKSKKNITLPAGSELRVVDQIGEFLLVKTLDKREAWVQEEFVPPLWE